A genomic stretch from Schistosoma haematobium chromosome 4, whole genome shotgun sequence includes:
- a CDS encoding hypothetical protein (EggNog:ENOG410Y65V~COG:S) encodes MYFVPSKCKVLLQDWQNYNPVFTLDGEQIEVVDKFVYLGSCISAGGGVSDEINARIVKARAAYANLGHLWRFRDVSLAVKGRIYNASVRAVLLYACETWPLRVEDVRRLSVFDHRCLRRIADIQWQHHVSNAEVRHRVFGHRDDNSIGVTILKHRLRWLGHVLRMSSQRIPRRALFADSGTGWKKRRGGQCMTWCRGMKESCKGLACVGPSRLLG; translated from the coding sequence ATGTACTTTgtaccttcgaagtgcaaagtacttctacaagactggcagaatTATAATCCTGTattcaccctggatggtgagcagatagaagtagtcgataAGTTCGTGTacctgggtagctgcataagtgctggtggtggcgtgagtgatgagatcaatgcacgaatagtgaaagccagagcggcttatgccaatctgggccacctttggcgctttcgtgatgttagtctggctgtaaaaggccggatctacaacgcgtcggtgagagcagttttgctctatgcttgtgaaacctggcctctgcgagttgaggacgttagacgactctctgtgttcgatcatcgctgtctccgaaggattgctgacattcagtggcaacaccatgtcagtaatgcagaggttcggcatcgtgtgttcgggcacagagatgataattcaattggtgtcaccatcttgaaacaccgacttcggtggcttggacatgttctccgaatgtcgtcccagagaattccacgtcgtgcattatttgccgactctgggactggttggaaaaaacggagaggtggtcagtgcatgacatggtgtcgtggtatgaaagaaagctgcaaaggactggcttgtgttggtccttcacgactccttggTTAG